AAATTTCTTCCATACTGTATCCCATTTCGCCTGTTTTAAATACGTTTATAAAGGTTTTAAAATCCAAGGGGGGAAGAAATTCCGATGTTTCATTATTTAGCTCATTTATGTATTGCTCTATTTGCCTTGTATCAAGCTGACCGGATTGTTCGTCATAGAGGCTGTCTAATGTGTTTGTATTTGTAATTCCAAAGGCAATTGTGCTTGCAGACAGCCAGAAAATAATTGTGTATACTAATATTTTCTTCATGTTGATATCCCACCTTATGCCTAAGGCATAATTTTAATTATTATTTCCAATACTGCCATAAGTATTGGTATGGCTAGAATCATGATAAGAATTTTGCCGGCAAATTCTACCTTGGATGCTATTGCACTCTCACCGGCATCCCGGCATATCTCTGCTCCAAAGGTAGATATGTATGCTATCCCTATAATCTTTAATACCGAAGTAAGATAGACTAAATCCAGGCTTACCCTGTTGGCCACATCCTGCAAAAGCACTAAAACGGCAGATACCCTGGAAATCATAAATATGAATATTATCGCCCCTGTTACTATACTTAATTGAATTGCAAGCTCAGGCTTCTGTCCCTTAAGGAGAACGGATAATATTGTAGCGACGAGGGCTAGTCCAACTATCTGGAATATTTCCATACAATCACATCCTCGGCTAGTATAACTGGAACATGGTCTTTACTGTATTAAATAATTTACTTATGAGGTTGACTACCATAAAAAGTACTATTATAAGCCCCGTCAAAGTTGTCATCATAGCCTGCTCTTCCCTACCCGAATTTTTAAGTACCTGATGCAAAACAGCTACCAGTATTCCGACAGCAGCTATTCTGAATATCATGTCAACATCTATTCCCATATTACCTCTCCTCTACATAAGTATTATTACAATAGCCAGGCCGGATAAATAACCTAAGTGTTTATACATTCGTTCATTTTTCTGCCTTAACTCTTCGGCTTTAATTTCCAGGCTGTCTAATTGTTTGATGATCACACTGAAACTTTTAATTTGTCCTTCCACATCAGAATTCCCTAATGAATACCCGAAGCTTTTCAAAATTTCCATATCCTCTTTCTTAAGGCTAAAAAATTCTTTTGTCTCCTCTAAAGAAGCTTCAAAGGCTTCACCCACAGTGCTGTAAGTCCTTTTATTCAGCATTTCAACTGCAGAAGTAAATAATTTCTTTATGGGGTTTTCACACCGCATAAGTACGCTTTCAAAGGCTAGCGGCAGCGGAGTATTTGAGTAAACTATTTCGGTTTCAAGCATTTGAAGAGCAATCTTTAAATGCTTAATCTGCCTTACCCGGGAACTATATTGTGAGCCTAATATTAAACCTACCCCTGAAGCTGAGATGAATACCAACAAAAGACCTATTGTTTTTATCATCCTATTCCCCCTTATCTGAATGGTTTATTAATAAGTGAATTAAAATTCACACCGTCTATTATGTCTTCTATGGTGCCGGGACCGCATCTTTTACTTAATATGACCAGCCTTTCAAAGACCTTATTTTTTACAACATCCCCTATAAAGGGTCTCTGTAATACTTCTTCAAGGCTGTCACCGTGAATTGTGGTAATAATCCTTATACCTGCATTAAGACCTTCATATACCGCATCCATATCGGCTCTGCTGCCTATTTCATCCGTAGCAATAATATTGGGCGACATGGAGCGGATAAGCATGATAAGCCCTTGTGATTTTGGACAGGCATCGAGGACATCTGTTCTTATTCCGACATCGTTTTGAGGCATTCCCTCAAATGAGCCTGCTATTTCTGATCTCTCATCACACAGCCCTATTTTTAATCCGCTGATGTTTAAAGACTCAGCACCGCTGCTTAGCTGGCGTATCAAATCCCGAAGAAGAGTTGTCTTTCCGCATTGGGGAGGTGAAATTATAAGGGTATTGTATATATCATTTTCTTTTCTTACTAAATATTTTAAAAGGCTGTCTGCAGCCCCTATTACCTGCCTTGATATTCTTATATTAAAGCCGGAGATATTCTTCAATGCTTTTATTTTTCCGTTATCTATAATACCCCTGCCTACAATGCCCACCCTGTGGCCGCCTTTTAATGTTATGTATCCTCCCTTTAATTCTTCTTCTATGGCATAAACAGAATAATTGCTTAAAAGCTGGAGAGTCTTTTCGCAATCGTCTTTTGAAACTATGTAAGGATTTATGAGCCTTAAGTATATTTCTCCCTTTGAAGTAAGAAAAAAATCCCTGCCTCCGATATTAAGCATTAAAGGCTTATTAAGCCTTAATCTTATTTCCTCCAGTTTATTCAAGTATTCTTCGGGAATTTTATTTATCAGATCCTTTATTTTAGGAGAAATACCGGTTAATATTTCTTCTTTCAGTACTTTTGATATTTTAACCTTTTCATAGGAATCCACGTGACCTTGTCCCCCTTTCTTATATAATTATTATTTTTAATGTCACTACATTATGACTAAATCAAAAATACAAAATAAAAAAATAGAGCAGGTTAAACTTATATAAGTTTAACCTGCTCATGGAAGCAATTTTGCTTAATTATGTCAATTTTAGTGTTCGTGATCATGGTGGTGATGGTCATGAGCGTCGTCGTGATCATGTCCGCAGCATCCGCACTCAAAATGTATAGGTTCATGACAGTTAGGGCAAAGGATTTCTTCGTCTTCATCATCAAAGAGTTCTTCATCAAGATATACGGTTTCATTGCAATTAGGGCATTCGATTTCTATAAAACCGTCATCTTCCTCTTCTTCTTCACCGTATAATTCTTCTTCCACATCTGCCAAATCTTCATCGATGGCTTCAACATATTCGTCAAGCTCTGCCTGAGCACCTTCAAGATCCTCAATAGCTTCAGCCATACCCTGAAGCACTTCTATTATGGACCTTAATACTTTTCCTTCCTTTGAATTGTCGTTTATGTCTAATCCATCTGCAAGACCTTTAATATAGGATACTTTTTCTTTAATAGTTTCCATAGTACACCTCCTGTTATTTATTAGTATGCTTTATGCTCTTTCCATATATTCTCCGGATCTCGTATCAATCCTTATTCTGTCTCCTGTATTTACAAAGAGAGGAACCATTATTACAGCTCCTGTTTCAACTGTGGCAGGCTTTAATGTGTTTGTGGCTGTGTCGCCTTTAACACCGGGCTCTGTATGTGTAACTTCAAGCTCAACGAAATTGGGTGCTTCAACTGAAAAAGCCTCACTTTTGTAAAATCTTATAATTGCATTGTCATTTTCTTTTAAGTATTTAACTGCATCTTCAACAATTCCTTCATTAAGCGGAACCTGTTCATATGTAGTAGTGTCCATAAAATAGTATAATGTACCGTCATTGTACAAATACTGCATTTCCTTTCTTTCAATAACGGCTTCCTGGAATTTTTCTGTTGGGTTGAAAGTTTTTTCAAGTACTGTACCTGCGATAACATTTTTTATTTTAGTTCTTACAAAGGCTGCACCCTTACCAGGTTTTACATGCTGAAAATCAACAATTGTAAATACTTGTCCATCCATTTCAAAAGTAGTTCCTTTTCTGAATTCACCAGCTGTTACCATATATTAATCCCTCCATATGTACACAATTTATTATAAATTAATTTAATTTTTTTCTACAGCTATTTTTCCCTATAATAGAAAAATATAAACTATACAATCTCAATTAGTTTTTTATCTGATTTTGATAATACTTCGCATCCGTTTTCAGTTATTAATAAAAGATCTTCTATCCTTACACCGCCGAAATCAGGAATATATATACCCGGCTCATCGGTTATTATCATACCCGGCTTTAAAAGTGAGTCTCCTCTTTTGGATACAGAAGGCAGTTCATGTATCTGCATACCTACTCCGTGACCTAAGCCATGGCCGAAATATTCTCCATAACCCTTATCTTCTATTATCTTTCTTGCTACACAATCCAGATCCTTGCCTGTGATTTCAGGCCTTGCCTTTTTAATTACTTCTTCATTGGCATATAAAACTGTATCATAAATATCCTTTTGCCTGCCTGAAGCCTTGCCTATTACAACGGTTCTTGTCATATCAGAACAGTAGCCGTTATATATGCAGCCAAAGTCCATTGTTAAAAAATCCCCTTCTTCTATAGCCTTTGCGGTAGGTTTTCCGTGAGGCAGGGATGATCTTTTACCCGATACAACGATTGATGGGAATGAAAGATTAGAGGCTCCGTTGGATTTTATAAAAAACTCCAATTCTAATGCAATGGAATTTTCAGTTACGCCCGGCTTTATCATATTCAAAATATGGGTAAAGGCTTTATCGGCTATGGACGCGGCAGTGCTTATATTTTTAACTTCATCGGCATCCTTGATCTGTCTTATTTTTTCCACCAAGCCATCTAATTTTATAAAATCAACATCTCTCAGATTGGCTTTCAAATCATCATAAAACATAAAGGACATAAGGTTTTCTTCAAAGCCCAAGGTTTTAATGTCCAAGGACTTAATCATATTTGAGAGGTGTTCTGCTATCTTGATTTTGTATTGCTGCACGGTAAAGCCCGATACTTCTTTTAAAGCCTGCTCAACATACCTGAAATCAGTAATAAACAAAGCATCGTTTTGAGTAACTATTGCATAACTTTCATCTCCGGTGAAACCGGTGATGTAGTTTCGGTTAGAGTCGGAAATCAATAAAGCTCCGTCCAGTTTTTTTAAAGCCAGGCCTTCCCTTAGCTTTTGCAATCTGCTATTATTCATAAAATCACCTCCTGTCAAATAAATAGACTATGAATAAACACATAATTGCCATTATTTATTATACAATAGATATTCTACCAGATACTTTATATTTTTAGCAAATGTATTTTCATTTATTGCTTTTATTTAAGGAAGCTTTGATATATATTCTTCATTTCCAGAGCATCTTCAGCCATTGTTCCCCGGGACTCACAAATAATTACAGGATTCATATGATATTTAACAAGCAGCTCTGCCAAA
The Oxobacter pfennigii DNA segment above includes these coding regions:
- the spoIIIAD gene encoding stage III sporulation protein AD produces the protein MEIFQIVGLALVATILSVLLKGQKPELAIQLSIVTGAIIFIFMISRVSAVLVLLQDVANRVSLDLVYLTSVLKIIGIAYISTFGAEICRDAGESAIASKVEFAGKILIMILAIPILMAVLEIIIKIMP
- the spoIIIAC gene encoding stage III sporulation protein AC — translated: MDVDMIFRIAAVGILVAVLHQVLKNSGREEQAMMTTLTGLIIVLFMVVNLISKLFNTVKTMFQLY
- the spoIIIAB gene encoding stage III sporulation protein SpoIIIAB; protein product: MIKTIGLLLVFISASGVGLILGSQYSSRVRQIKHLKIALQMLETEIVYSNTPLPLAFESVLMRCENPIKKLFTSAVEMLNKRTYSTVGEAFEASLEETKEFFSLKKEDMEILKSFGYSLGNSDVEGQIKSFSVIIKQLDSLEIKAEELRQKNERMYKHLGYLSGLAIVIILM
- the spoIIIAA gene encoding stage III sporulation protein AA; this encodes MDSYEKVKISKVLKEEILTGISPKIKDLINKIPEEYLNKLEEIRLRLNKPLMLNIGGRDFFLTSKGEIYLRLINPYIVSKDDCEKTLQLLSNYSVYAIEEELKGGYITLKGGHRVGIVGRGIIDNGKIKALKNISGFNIRISRQVIGAADSLLKYLVRKENDIYNTLIISPPQCGKTTLLRDLIRQLSSGAESLNISGLKIGLCDERSEIAGSFEGMPQNDVGIRTDVLDACPKSQGLIMLIRSMSPNIIATDEIGSRADMDAVYEGLNAGIRIITTIHGDSLEEVLQRPFIGDVVKNKVFERLVILSKRCGPGTIEDIIDGVNFNSLINKPFR
- a CDS encoding CD1247 N-terminal domain-containing protein; protein product: METIKEKVSYIKGLADGLDINDNSKEGKVLRSIIEVLQGMAEAIEDLEGAQAELDEYVEAIDEDLADVEEELYGEEEEEDDGFIEIECPNCNETVYLDEELFDDEDEEILCPNCHEPIHFECGCCGHDHDDAHDHHHHDHEH
- the efp gene encoding elongation factor P; this encodes MVTAGEFRKGTTFEMDGQVFTIVDFQHVKPGKGAAFVRTKIKNVIAGTVLEKTFNPTEKFQEAVIERKEMQYLYNDGTLYYFMDTTTYEQVPLNEGIVEDAVKYLKENDNAIIRFYKSEAFSVEAPNFVELEVTHTEPGVKGDTATNTLKPATVETGAVIMVPLFVNTGDRIRIDTRSGEYMERA
- a CDS encoding M24 family metallopeptidase; its protein translation is MNNSRLQKLREGLALKKLDGALLISDSNRNYITGFTGDESYAIVTQNDALFITDFRYVEQALKEVSGFTVQQYKIKIAEHLSNMIKSLDIKTLGFEENLMSFMFYDDLKANLRDVDFIKLDGLVEKIRQIKDADEVKNISTAASIADKAFTHILNMIKPGVTENSIALELEFFIKSNGASNLSFPSIVVSGKRSSLPHGKPTAKAIEEGDFLTMDFGCIYNGYCSDMTRTVVIGKASGRQKDIYDTVLYANEEVIKKARPEITGKDLDCVARKIIEDKGYGEYFGHGLGHGVGMQIHELPSVSKRGDSLLKPGMIITDEPGIYIPDFGGVRIEDLLLITENGCEVLSKSDKKLIEIV